A single region of the Dyella humicola genome encodes:
- a CDS encoding serine/threonine protein kinase, translating into MSVDAPYATLDPDRVLDAVTACGLWPDGRLLALNSYENRVWQVGLDDAAPVIAKFYRPYRWSDAAILEEHAFALELAADELPVVAPLVFGGRTLLHHDGFRYALTPRRGGRAPSLESNEQLEWLGRLIARIHGVGARQPFEHRGRIDRPTLIEQPMHAVLASTLLPPALHAAYRAAAERVDSAVAARVEAVGPVRQLRLHGDCHPGNVLWTDGGPHFVDLDDARMGPAVQDLWMLANDESAMNALLDGYQQMRDFDFSELALVPALRAMRQLHYAGWIAARWHDPAFPAAFPFAAEARWWEQHITDLHELAEAL; encoded by the coding sequence TTGAGTGTAGACGCGCCCTACGCCACGCTCGATCCGGATCGCGTGCTCGATGCCGTCACGGCTTGCGGCCTGTGGCCCGACGGGCGTCTGCTCGCACTCAATAGTTACGAGAACCGCGTATGGCAAGTGGGGCTGGACGACGCCGCGCCGGTCATCGCCAAGTTCTATCGCCCGTATCGCTGGAGCGATGCGGCGATCCTGGAAGAACACGCCTTTGCACTCGAACTGGCCGCCGACGAGCTGCCCGTGGTGGCGCCGCTGGTCTTCGGCGGACGAACCCTGTTGCATCACGACGGCTTTCGCTACGCCCTCACGCCACGCCGTGGCGGACGCGCGCCGTCGCTGGAATCGAACGAGCAGCTGGAGTGGCTGGGTCGCCTGATCGCACGTATCCATGGGGTAGGGGCACGACAACCGTTCGAGCATCGCGGCCGCATCGATCGCCCCACGCTGATCGAGCAGCCCATGCACGCCGTGCTTGCCTCGACCCTGTTGCCGCCTGCGCTGCATGCGGCTTATCGCGCTGCGGCCGAGCGCGTTGACAGCGCCGTCGCCGCGCGCGTGGAGGCCGTGGGGCCGGTACGCCAGCTGCGCCTGCACGGCGACTGCCACCCTGGCAATGTGCTGTGGACGGACGGCGGGCCTCATTTCGTCGATCTCGACGACGCACGCATGGGCCCCGCCGTGCAGGACTTGTGGATGCTGGCCAATGACGAGTCGGCCATGAACGCCTTGCTCGACGGCTACCAGCAGATGCGCGACTTCGACTTCAGCGAACTGGCCCTGGTGCCCGCCCTGCGCGCGATGCGCCAGCTGCACTATGCCGGCTGGATCGCCGCCCGCTGGCACGACCCGGCCTTCCCCGCCGCCTTCCCGTTCGCGGCCGAGGCGCGCTGGTGGGAGCAGCACATCACGGATCTGCACGAGCTGGCCGAGGCGTTGTAA
- a CDS encoding DUF3348 domain-containing protein — translation MVQAPRRTTVRGPTFIRLLARLSDVDAQQSNASLSDRLSQWLDWKHALALSTALDGVPSAMPSEVPTVGSAEEDECARLRASLAEAIASKPEATVSAKRATRRASAAEDGADVAVDYTVFRQRYLHLQRAMQAATGSLRGRLRDRLAEQSTELAHLAEVDAVMELALSPREQTLLASVPALLGEHFERLRQAEQLALADAPAWEGTPVAMPGAWLDVFRKDMQSVLLAELDVRFQPVEGLLAALRTR, via the coding sequence ATCGTGCAAGCTCCTCGACGGACGACGGTCCGCGGCCCAACGTTCATCCGCTTACTTGCTCGTCTCAGCGACGTTGACGCCCAACAATCGAACGCATCGCTGTCGGACCGGTTGAGCCAGTGGCTCGACTGGAAGCATGCCCTCGCGCTGTCCACGGCGCTTGACGGCGTGCCCTCGGCGATGCCTTCCGAGGTGCCCACCGTTGGCAGCGCGGAGGAAGACGAGTGCGCGCGCCTCCGCGCGTCGTTGGCGGAGGCGATCGCGAGTAAGCCGGAAGCGACCGTCTCAGCCAAGCGCGCGACTCGGCGTGCGTCCGCCGCCGAAGACGGCGCCGACGTGGCCGTCGATTACACCGTCTTTCGCCAGCGCTATCTCCACCTGCAGCGGGCGATGCAGGCGGCCACCGGCAGCTTGCGCGGCCGTCTGCGGGACCGGCTCGCCGAACAATCGACCGAGCTGGCTCACTTGGCGGAAGTCGATGCCGTGATGGAGCTCGCGCTGAGTCCGCGCGAGCAGACGCTGCTGGCCAGCGTGCCCGCTTTACTCGGGGAACACTTCGAACGCCTGCGTCAGGCCGAGCAGCTGGCTCTGGCCGACGCACCCGCATGGGAAGGCACCCCTGTGGCCATGCCAGGCGCATGGCTGGACGTGTTTCGCAAGGATATGCAGAGCGTGTTGCTCGCCGAACTGGATGTTCGTTTTCAACCGGTCGAAGGCCTGCTTGCAGCGCTTCGCACCCGCTAA
- a CDS encoding class I SAM-dependent rRNA methyltransferase yields the protein MSTPDSSLPSIRLKTDRAPGHPWVWSAQVHKPETRLPPGSVVDVVDAKDRFIGRGFWNGHARIALRLLTTDPSEAIDADWIATRIDNAIALRQELLQLDRVSDAWRVVHSEGDGLSGLVVDRYADILVIEYFAAGMWRFREAIHNALLRHFPGARLYWFAESHVQKQESFDCRSPDAPEPVEVHEHGLRFHAAPGYGHKTGFFADQRENRHHFARLAKGRRVLDLCCNAGGFAVHALAAGASEAVGVDMDAGILEIARANAAANDVPAVFEQADIFDWLRNAVAQGAQYDAVVLDPAKLTRDRSKVMDALKKYFAMNRLALDVIPPGGLLLTCSCTGLVSEADFLEMLRRVALNAGREIQVLHVAGAGADHPFRSDVPEGRYLKAVFCRVM from the coding sequence ATGAGTACCCCTGATTCCTCCCTCCCCAGCATCCGCCTCAAGACCGACCGCGCCCCTGGCCATCCTTGGGTGTGGTCCGCCCAGGTCCACAAGCCTGAAACGCGCCTGCCGCCCGGCAGCGTGGTCGATGTCGTGGATGCCAAAGACCGTTTCATCGGGCGCGGTTTCTGGAATGGCCATGCGCGCATCGCGCTGCGCCTGCTCACCACCGACCCGAGCGAGGCCATCGACGCCGACTGGATCGCCACACGCATCGATAACGCTATCGCGCTGCGCCAGGAACTGCTGCAGCTCGATCGCGTGAGTGACGCCTGGCGCGTCGTGCACAGCGAGGGCGACGGACTATCCGGCCTGGTAGTCGACCGCTATGCCGACATTCTGGTGATCGAATACTTCGCGGCTGGCATGTGGCGTTTCCGCGAAGCGATCCATAACGCACTGCTGCGCCACTTCCCCGGCGCGCGGCTGTACTGGTTCGCCGAGAGCCATGTGCAGAAGCAGGAGTCGTTCGACTGCCGCTCCCCCGATGCGCCAGAGCCGGTCGAAGTGCACGAGCACGGCCTGCGTTTCCACGCAGCACCGGGTTATGGCCATAAGACCGGTTTCTTTGCTGACCAGCGCGAGAACCGCCATCACTTTGCGCGGCTGGCCAAGGGTCGTCGCGTGCTCGACCTGTGTTGCAATGCGGGTGGCTTCGCCGTACACGCCTTGGCGGCCGGTGCCAGCGAGGCCGTGGGCGTAGACATGGATGCGGGCATCCTGGAGATTGCCCGCGCCAACGCCGCCGCCAATGACGTTCCCGCAGTGTTCGAGCAAGCCGATATCTTCGACTGGCTGCGCAACGCAGTGGCTCAGGGCGCGCAGTACGACGCTGTCGTACTGGACCCGGCCAAGCTCACGCGTGACCGCAGCAAGGTGATGGATGCGCTGAAGAAATACTTCGCCATGAACCGGCTGGCGCTCGATGTGATCCCGCCGGGTGGCCTCTTGCTGACCTGCTCGTGTACCGGCCTGGTGAGCGAAGCCGATTTCCTGGAAATGTTGCGTCGCGTGGCGCTCAATGCCGGACGCGAGATTCAGGTGCTGCACGTGGCTGGCGCGGGCGCTGACCATCCGTTCCGCAGCGATGTGCCGGAAGGCCGTTACTTGAAGGCGGTGTTCTGCCGCGTGATGTAA
- a CDS encoding DUF2252 domain-containing protein, producing MIEVVESIRTYNAKRDPERLARKYSAMRHDPFSFLRGTCHLFYARLPASKVLAKAPSTWVCGDLHLENMGSYKGDNRLVYFDLNDFDEAALAPCTWELIRLLSSVHIAADSLQLNAEQADRLCGQFMASYVAALRVGKARWIERDTATGMVGDLLGSLRGRLRPHFLDSRTERKGKLRKLRIDGKRALSVTDKQREKVTALIKRICAKEDDPRFYRVIDVARRIAGTGSLGIDRYTILVEGKGSPDGNYLLDLKQALPSSLVPHLSIAQPKWGSEAERVVSVQRRMQAISPAFFRAVNMGRKSYILRGLQPTQDRVALTEWDGKLERLEGVLEAMGKLTAWSQLRSSGRQGSATADQLIAFSEKRRWPAQLRTLAKDATKQVRRDWKTYAKAYDQGAFKL from the coding sequence ATGATCGAGGTCGTCGAGTCCATCCGCACCTACAACGCCAAGCGCGACCCGGAGCGACTGGCGCGCAAGTACTCCGCCATGCGCCATGACCCGTTCTCATTCCTGCGCGGCACCTGCCACCTGTTTTATGCGCGCCTGCCGGCCTCCAAGGTGCTGGCCAAGGCGCCGTCGACCTGGGTCTGCGGCGATCTGCACCTGGAAAACATGGGCAGCTACAAGGGCGACAACCGGCTCGTCTATTTCGATCTCAATGACTTCGACGAGGCGGCACTCGCTCCTTGTACCTGGGAGTTGATCCGGCTGCTCAGCAGCGTGCATATCGCCGCCGACAGCTTGCAGCTGAACGCCGAACAGGCCGATCGGCTGTGCGGGCAGTTCATGGCTTCCTACGTCGCCGCCTTGCGCGTCGGCAAGGCGCGCTGGATCGAACGCGACACCGCGACCGGCATGGTGGGCGACCTGCTGGGTAGCCTACGCGGGCGTCTGCGCCCCCATTTTCTCGACAGCCGCACCGAGCGCAAAGGCAAGCTGCGCAAATTGCGCATCGACGGCAAACGGGCACTCTCGGTGACCGATAAACAGCGCGAGAAGGTCACCGCGCTGATCAAACGGATCTGTGCGAAAGAGGACGATCCGAGGTTCTATCGCGTCATCGACGTGGCACGCCGCATTGCCGGCACGGGCAGCCTCGGCATCGACCGCTACACCATCCTCGTCGAAGGCAAAGGCTCACCCGACGGCAACTATCTGCTCGATCTCAAGCAGGCCTTGCCGTCGTCCCTGGTGCCTCACCTGAGCATCGCCCAACCGAAGTGGGGCAGCGAAGCCGAACGCGTGGTGAGCGTGCAGCGGCGCATGCAGGCCATATCGCCTGCGTTCTTCCGGGCGGTGAACATGGGTCGCAAGTCCTATATTCTGCGCGGCCTGCAGCCCACCCAGGACCGCGTCGCGCTCACCGAATGGGACGGCAAACTGGAACGCCTCGAAGGCGTGCTGGAGGCGATGGGCAAACTTACCGCCTGGTCCCAGCTACGCAGCAGTGGCCGCCAGGGCTCGGCCACGGCCGATCAGCTGATCGCCTTCAGCGAAAAACGACGCTGGCCCGCGCAACTGCGGACGCTGGCGAAGGACGCTACCAAGCAGGTGCGGCGCGATTGGAAGACCTACGCCAAGGCCTACGACCAAGGCGCGTTCAAACTCTGA
- the rmuC gene encoding DNA recombination protein RmuC, whose product MSASEILLIVLVIAVLVLIVLQTVNLQRGRGDGGLTARLDALKDDNRHLREALAQEQRAGRGELAQSLGHFRGLLQEQLGGMSEQQQERIGHFGQRLDVLTERTDTGLQTLAQRLTEDARRSREELTLTLNRLGEQQQQRLAALTADNEKRLNEVRATLETKLQAIQDDNAAKLEQMRATVDEKLQNTLETRLGQSFALVSERLEQVQRGLGEMQNLATGVGDLKRVLTNVKTRGILGEVQLGALLEQMLTADQYESNIATVPGSNDRVEFAVRMPGPGDEEALYLPIDAKFPTEDYQRLLDAQEAADADAATIAGRALETRVREEAKRIRSKYVAPPHTTDFAVLFLPTEGLYAEVIRRPGLFEILQRDHHVTVAGPTTLTALLNSLQMGFRTLAIAKRSSEVWTLLGAVKSEFGKFGAVLDKTRKQLDTVRNSIDSAGQRTRAIERKLRSVETLSGDAAQELLGDALPALEDGSEEDVEV is encoded by the coding sequence ATGTCCGCTTCTGAAATCCTGTTGATTGTCCTCGTCATCGCCGTGCTGGTGCTGATCGTGCTGCAAACCGTCAACCTGCAGCGCGGCCGTGGCGACGGCGGCCTGACGGCACGACTCGACGCCCTGAAAGACGACAACCGCCATCTGCGCGAAGCGCTGGCGCAGGAACAGCGCGCAGGACGCGGCGAGCTGGCGCAATCGCTGGGTCACTTCCGTGGTCTGCTGCAGGAGCAGCTCGGCGGCATGAGCGAGCAGCAGCAGGAGCGCATCGGCCATTTCGGCCAACGCCTTGACGTGCTCACCGAACGCACCGATACCGGCCTGCAAACGCTGGCACAGCGGCTGACCGAGGATGCGCGCCGCAGCCGCGAAGAACTTACCCTCACGCTCAACCGCCTGGGCGAGCAGCAGCAACAGCGACTCGCCGCGCTCACCGCGGACAACGAGAAGCGCCTCAACGAGGTGCGCGCCACACTTGAGACCAAGCTCCAGGCGATCCAGGACGACAACGCCGCCAAGCTGGAGCAGATGCGCGCCACCGTGGACGAAAAGCTGCAGAACACGTTGGAAACGCGACTTGGCCAGTCGTTCGCCCTCGTTTCCGAACGACTGGAACAGGTGCAGCGCGGACTGGGCGAGATGCAGAACCTGGCCACCGGCGTGGGCGATCTGAAGCGCGTGCTGACCAATGTGAAAACACGCGGCATCCTCGGTGAAGTGCAGCTCGGTGCACTGCTCGAACAAATGCTCACCGCGGACCAGTACGAATCAAATATCGCCACTGTGCCGGGCAGCAACGATCGCGTGGAATTCGCCGTGCGCATGCCTGGCCCGGGCGATGAGGAGGCGCTATACCTCCCGATCGATGCGAAATTCCCGACCGAGGACTACCAGCGCCTGCTCGATGCGCAGGAGGCAGCCGACGCCGACGCCGCCACCATCGCGGGCCGCGCGCTGGAAACGCGCGTGCGTGAGGAAGCCAAGCGCATTCGCAGCAAGTACGTGGCGCCGCCGCACACCACCGACTTTGCCGTGCTGTTCCTGCCCACCGAGGGCCTGTACGCCGAAGTCATCCGCCGCCCTGGCTTGTTCGAAATACTGCAACGCGATCACCACGTGACCGTAGCCGGCCCCACCACGCTCACCGCCCTGCTCAACAGCCTGCAAATGGGCTTCCGCACGCTTGCCATCGCCAAACGCAGCAGCGAAGTGTGGACTTTGCTCGGTGCGGTGAAGAGCGAGTTCGGCAAGTTCGGCGCCGTCCTCGACAAGACGCGCAAGCAACTCGACACAGTGCGCAACAGCATCGACAGCGCGGGCCAGCGCACCCGCGCGATCGAACGCAAGCTGCGCAGCGTGGAAACACTATCCGGCGACGCCGCCCAGGAGCTCTTGGGCGATGCCTTGCCTGCCCTCGAAGACGGCAGCGAAGAGGACGTCGAGGTCTGA